A single Glycine soja cultivar W05 chromosome 14, ASM419377v2, whole genome shotgun sequence DNA region contains:
- the LOC114384019 gene encoding uncharacterized protein LOC114384019 produces MVARYGVGYKPPSYHDIRAKLLKRAVEKTDVMLQEFRDEWKKTGCSIMSDGWIDKKRRSICNFLVNSPKGTVFLYSLDTSDISKMTDKVLKMMDNVVNFVGEKNVVQVITNNAVNYKAARELLMQKREHLYWIPCDAHCIDLIFEDFEKHLKVHQTTIKKGRRITTYIYGRTMLISIMKKFTNGRDLIRPGMTRFAITYLTLACLHELKASLLSMFSSEEWKTSKFGTSQEGRKVQNVALDSQFWKNITMCLKVVAPLTMVLRLVDSDVKPAMERKKINLPLVEFHFARGLFSMEEAKDSRKVMQPGEWWEMFDDGTPKLRRFTIRVLSLTCSSSGCERNWNSFEMLKSKQNRKSIALPFDEIESDDEWITKEGYNDEDEQPQGEGDGGNVELVGDVGGSLNDLVVDAFDLDNLILVEPNDDAQSEEDLDDDGDGDESDDIHGDDPIRGLDMFL; encoded by the exons ATGGTTGCGAGATATGGGGTTGGCTATAAACCACCATCTTATCATGATATCAGAGCGAAGCTTTTGAAAAGAGCAGTGGAGAAAACTGATGTAATGCTTCAAGAATTTAGGGATGAGTGGAAGAAAACTGGTTGCTCAATTATGTCTGATGGGTGGATAGATAAAAAAAGACGttcaatttgtaattttttggtGAACAGCCCAAAAGGGACTGTATTTCTTTATTCATTGGATACCTCAGACATCTCAAAAATGACTGACAAAGTGTTGAAGATGATGGATAATGTAGTGAATTTTGTTGGAGAGAAGAATGTAGTCCAGGTGATAACCAATAATGCTGTAAATTACAAAGCAGCTAGAGAATTGTTGATGCAGAAACGAGAGCATTTGTATTGGATCCCATGTGATGCTCATTGCATTGATTTGATATTTGAAGATTTTGAGAAACATTTGAAGGTTCATCAGACTACTATAAAGAAGGGAAGAAGGATCACCACCTATATTTATGGTAGAACAATGTTGATTAGCATCATGAAGAAGTTCACAAATGGAAGAGACTTGATTAGGCCTGGTATGACTAGATTTGCCATAACTTATTTAACTTTAGCTTGCCTTCATGAATTGAAAGCATCATTATTGAGCATGTTTAGCTCTGAAGAGTGGAAAACAAGCAAGTTTGGAACTTCACAAGAGGGGAGAAAAGTACAGAATGTGGCTTTGGATAGTCAATTTTGGAAAAACATAACCATGTGCCTCAAAGTTGTTGCCCCTCTTACGATGGTCCTTCGATTGGTGGATTCAGATGTAAAACCCGCCATGG aaaggaaaaaaattaatttgccaCTTGTTGAGTTTCATTTTGCTAGAGGGCTTTTCTCTATGGAAGAGGCAAAGGACAGTAGAAAAGTCATGCAACCTGGAGAATGGTGGGAAATGTTTGATGATGGAACTCCAAAGTTGAGGAGATTTACTATTCGTGTTTTGAGCTTGACTTGCAGCTCTTCTGGGTGTGAGCGTAATTGGAACTCATTTGAAATG ttaaaaagtaaacaaaatagaaaaagtaTTGCTCTTCCATTTGATGAGATTGAGTCTGACGATGAATGGATAACTAAAGAGGGATATAATGATGAGGATGAGCAACCTCAAGGTGAAGGTGATGGTGGCAATGTTGAATTAGTGGGAGATGTTGGAGGAAGTTTAAATGATCTAGTTGTAGACGCTTTTGATctagataatttaattttggtgGAACCTAATGATGATGCACAATCTGAGGAAGACCTTGATGATGATGGAGATGGTGATGAAAGTGATGATATTCATGGAGATGATCCTATTAGAGGATTGGACATGTTTCTTTGA